In one Candidatus Poribacteria bacterium genomic region, the following are encoded:
- a CDS encoding ABC transporter substrate-binding protein, with translation MNIKKIIAFAFVLAFIVLIASFIGCERIQQIVHPTTPQMESVSEEILIGAVYPLTGRFSSAHPSSRYGTELAVGEINTSQHSSVKIRLITEDDRSSVEGAVEAFNKLIHQDKVPVILGPGSSSQVQEAFPIAHQNQIVAMSPSSAASGLSAISDFVFRTNLTTDVLIPNGVRVTQEKLGYQRVATLFDEVDLFSQVSDEALRNALTDNGVEILTTESFQTEETDFSAQFTRIKTSDPDAIFISSTVADISNILIQGRELGIPFDIPFIVNLTLSSNSVKAAQDAAEGTITFTSWDSTEDTPGNQAFVQNYIAKYGIEPSIWAAQYYTAVYVLAKAIEDAQSTDPEAIAAALAEIRDFDTILGPFSFNAVGDAVYDPIVLIVKDGEFEVFE, from the coding sequence TTGAACATTAAAAAAATTATAGCATTCGCGTTTGTGTTAGCTTTTATTGTCCTAATTGCGAGTTTTATCGGTTGCGAACGGATTCAGCAGATCGTTCATCCTACCACGCCTCAGATGGAGAGCGTTAGTGAGGAGATTTTAATTGGTGCTGTCTATCCGCTTACAGGACGATTCAGTTCGGCGCATCCATCGTCAAGATATGGCACTGAGCTTGCTGTCGGAGAGATTAACACCTCACAACACAGCAGTGTGAAGATCAGACTCATTACAGAGGACGATCGGAGTAGCGTGGAGGGTGCTGTTGAAGCCTTCAACAAACTGATTCATCAAGACAAGGTTCCTGTCATCCTCGGTCCGGGATCCTCAAGTCAGGTACAGGAGGCTTTTCCAATCGCGCACCAGAATCAAATTGTAGCGATGAGTCCTTCCTCAGCCGCCTCTGGCTTGAGTGCAATTAGCGATTTTGTTTTCCGTACCAATCTCACCACAGATGTGCTTATTCCTAACGGTGTTCGAGTGACGCAAGAGAAACTCGGATACCAACGGGTGGCTACGCTATTTGATGAGGTTGATCTTTTTTCTCAGGTTAGCGATGAGGCGTTGAGAAACGCGCTCACTGATAACGGTGTTGAGATTCTAACAACAGAAAGTTTCCAAACCGAAGAGACTGACTTTTCTGCGCAATTCACGCGTATCAAGACATCGGATCCGGATGCCATCTTTATCTCGTCTACAGTCGCAGACATTTCCAACATTCTGATTCAAGGTCGCGAACTTGGGATACCTTTTGATATTCCGTTCATTGTCAATCTCACTCTATCCAGTAATTCGGTGAAAGCCGCGCAAGATGCTGCCGAGGGAACGATCACTTTTACGAGTTGGGATAGCACTGAAGACACACCCGGCAATCAAGCCTTTGTTCAAAACTACATCGCAAAATATGGAATAGAACCGAGTATTTGGGCAGCGCAATATTACACTGCTGTTTATGTCCTTGCAAAAGCGATAGAGGATGCCCAATCAACAGATCCAGAGGCGATTGCGGCAGCACTCGCGGAAATTCGTGATTTTGACACGATTCTCGGTCCGTTCTCTTTTAATGCTGTTGGAGACGCGGTCTACGATCCTATTGTCTTGATTGTCAAAGATGGTGAGTTTGAGGTGTTTGAGTAG
- a CDS encoding DEAD/DEAH box helicase — protein MHLPLKEYQERTLETLTEYYQNCLRLQNANTAFYDLTQRPYASVDGLPGMPYVCLRLPTGGGKTFVACHAVSITASELLKTESPIVLWLVPSNAIRDQTLNALKNPDHPYRDAFRSARHNVEILTIGEALYLSPHILNTKTTIIVSTMQAFRVEDTDGRKVYEPSGALMGHFTHLSDEVLSGIERENSKPVYSLANLLCVKRPLVIVDEAHNARTELSFETLARFNPSAIIEFTATPDTEQNPSNVLYTVSAAELQAEDMIKMPIQLETDPEWKRLLATAIAQRNALEVDAEKERRETGEYIRPVMLIQAQPRRRDQETLTVEVVEKCLLEEHTIPEDQIARATGEDRGLDDVDINDPECQIRYVITVQALREGWDCPFAYVLCSVAEMRSATAVEQILGRVMRLPKAQRKKRESLNSAYAFVASQNFYDAAAALTDGLVQNGFEKQAAAELIRPTNEQQGELPFVEDTTQPDTEPTAAARGEVFKIPKLMVKRDQTYLDFEASRFLETVWQLSECDAELSEEEFPSEFNTGERGEVGLSQEGRVEIRFLGQLHQQMSFLAPDDNWDAAQLANWLDRTIKHLDILQRESLPFLQRLVKYLIDERNIPIEVLIRNKYALKDAAEKKIDNHRQNVHQATYENFLLPECATPVVVSPDHCFSFEPHSYPYNTRYTGHYQFQKHYYQHVGDLKSDGEEFQCAQFIDRLREVKFWVRNLERKPLRSFWLQTSTDRFYPDFVCFLTDGRYLVVEYKGVHLWSADDAKEKREIGELWEARGGGQCLFIMPKGPDFNAIQTKLSQNLD, from the coding sequence ATGCACCTACCTCTCAAAGAATACCAAGAACGCACCCTTGAAACCCTAACAGAATATTACCAAAACTGCTTACGTCTACAAAACGCCAACACTGCTTTTTATGACCTAACCCAACGACCTTACGCCTCCGTTGATGGTTTACCCGGTATGCCGTATGTCTGCCTCAGACTCCCTACAGGAGGTGGCAAAACTTTCGTTGCATGCCACGCTGTCAGTATCACCGCATCTGAGCTCTTAAAGACAGAGAGTCCTATTGTTCTTTGGCTTGTTCCTTCAAACGCCATCCGCGATCAGACACTCAACGCCCTTAAAAATCCGGATCATCCCTATAGGGACGCGTTTAGGTCCGCAAGGCATAACGTCGAGATTCTCACCATCGGCGAGGCACTCTACCTATCCCCGCATATTCTCAATACAAAGACCACGATTATCGTTTCCACGATGCAAGCGTTCCGTGTTGAGGATACCGATGGTCGCAAGGTTTACGAACCCTCCGGCGCGTTAATGGGGCATTTCACACATCTTTCAGATGAGGTACTCTCAGGGATTGAGCGAGAAAATAGTAAACCTGTTTATTCGCTCGCGAATCTTTTATGCGTCAAACGTCCGCTCGTTATCGTTGACGAGGCACACAACGCCCGAACCGAGCTCTCTTTTGAAACACTTGCTCGGTTTAACCCCTCTGCAATCATTGAATTCACTGCGACCCCTGATACGGAACAAAACCCTTCCAATGTCCTTTATACCGTTTCTGCCGCTGAACTCCAAGCGGAAGATATGATTAAGATGCCGATTCAGTTGGAAACCGATCCTGAGTGGAAACGGCTGCTCGCGACTGCTATTGCACAACGTAACGCCCTTGAAGTAGATGCCGAAAAAGAACGACGAGAAACAGGCGAATACATCCGTCCTGTGATGCTGATTCAGGCGCAGCCAAGACGTAGAGACCAAGAAACTTTAACGGTTGAAGTCGTTGAGAAATGCCTACTTGAGGAACACACAATTCCTGAAGACCAGATCGCGCGTGCAACAGGCGAGGACAGAGGACTTGACGATGTGGACATCAACGATCCAGAGTGTCAGATTCGCTATGTCATCACCGTGCAAGCGTTACGGGAAGGATGGGATTGTCCGTTTGCCTACGTTCTCTGCTCTGTTGCCGAAATGAGGTCCGCTACTGCTGTTGAACAGATATTAGGAAGGGTTATGCGTCTTCCGAAAGCACAGCGAAAGAAACGGGAATCGCTGAACAGTGCTTATGCCTTTGTTGCGTCCCAGAACTTCTATGACGCTGCAGCTGCCTTAACCGATGGACTCGTTCAGAACGGATTTGAGAAACAGGCAGCCGCTGAACTCATTCGTCCTACGAATGAGCAGCAAGGTGAGTTACCGTTTGTTGAGGACACGACACAGCCTGATACTGAACCTACCGCCGCTGCGCGCGGTGAAGTCTTTAAAATTCCAAAGTTGATGGTCAAGCGGGACCAGACGTATCTTGACTTTGAGGCATCACGATTTTTAGAAACCGTGTGGCAATTGTCCGAATGCGATGCTGAACTCTCTGAGGAAGAATTTCCTTCGGAATTTAACACAGGTGAGCGTGGTGAAGTTGGGCTCTCTCAAGAAGGAAGAGTGGAAATACGGTTTTTGGGTCAACTTCATCAGCAGATGTCTTTTCTCGCACCCGATGACAATTGGGATGCTGCACAACTCGCAAACTGGCTTGACAGGACCATTAAACATCTGGATATTTTACAACGTGAATCTCTGCCATTTTTACAACGGTTAGTCAAGTATCTTATTGACGAGCGCAACATTCCAATAGAGGTCCTCATCCGCAATAAATATGCTCTGAAGGATGCCGCTGAGAAGAAAATTGATAACCATCGCCAAAACGTGCACCAGGCTACCTATGAAAACTTTCTTCTGCCCGAATGTGCCACTCCGGTTGTTGTTTCACCTGACCACTGTTTCTCCTTTGAGCCGCACAGTTATCCCTATAACACCCGTTATACCGGTCATTATCAATTCCAGAAGCACTACTATCAACATGTTGGCGATCTAAAGTCAGATGGTGAGGAATTCCAATGTGCGCAGTTCATTGACAGGTTACGTGAAGTTAAATTTTGGGTACGGAATCTTGAACGCAAACCCCTGCGTTCCTTCTGGCTCCAAACTTCAACCGACAGGTTTTATCCCGATTTTGTATGTTTCTTGACCGATGGACGCTATCTGGTTGTTGAGTACAAAGGCGTTCATCTCTGGTCCGCCGACGATGCGAAAGAAAAACGTGAGATCGGTGAGTTGTGGGAGGCACGTGGGGGCGGACAGTGTTTGTTCATTATGCCCAAAGGACCTGATTTTAATGCCATCCAAACCAAACTCTCCCAAAATCTTGATTAA
- a CDS encoding type II toxin-antitoxin system RelE/ParE family toxin translates to MYELILTSNARRDLRRLDAKIQRQILRKLRHLCENCDDYPHKALKGKYSGQFKLPSGDYRAIYTHDKRTLTVEVSRIRHRSSVY, encoded by the coding sequence ATGTATGAATTGATATTGACCTCAAATGCCAGGCGGGATTTGCGGCGTTTGGATGCCAAAATTCAGAGGCAAATTCTTAGAAAACTTAGACACCTTTGTGAAAATTGTGATGACTATCCTCATAAGGCACTGAAAGGAAAATATAGTGGACAGTTTAAGTTGCCTTCCGGAGACTATCGAGCGATCTACACTCACGATAAACGAACGCTGACAGTTGAAGTCTCCCGAATTCGGCATCGTTCATCTGTATATTAA
- a CDS encoding DUF3696 domain-containing protein, with the protein MLHALELENFKAFGERARIPFAPITLIFGENSAGKSTILQALNLLKQTRESRETGALLLPRTENGIVDLGSFQELLFDHELKRTLSIRVETKIDRQVSVEFSFKRPSLEEEVLLDQIKIYYGNPARCIAKFQPSGATVEPDEFLGFLFHSFYINLRGPRPSKLAAVKCVWLTKAARYWRPEFEWVKKNRKEILSRFEEEKSDLNQQYSKEALREDADRLQEAVDSLDEYIKFFSSNFDLKTYISEMHKHEMDTGLGMQGFLPFEAISSERKPRRAADPRSVLRGRFDHRVFDVAQWTMVAGRALEQTLEALFPMGPFRRPPERWYIFTGTSPQDVGYRGDLLPDLLLRRPELVKEANQWLEQLDIGYKLKVKPVGTDSGDLFEVRLVDTRRKGKEGIDVALPDVGFGISQLLPFVVQSLVSEKQIISIEQPEVHVHPRLQADLGDLLAEAIKEPRHNQFIVETHSEHLILRLQRLVYEKRIQPEDVSVIYVSRGPEGAKAERLRLDEEGDFIDEWPDGFFPERLRELR; encoded by the coding sequence ATGCTTCATGCACTGGAATTAGAAAATTTCAAAGCATTCGGGGAGCGTGCACGCATCCCCTTTGCACCGATAACGCTCATCTTTGGCGAAAACAGTGCGGGAAAAAGCACAATCCTGCAAGCACTCAATCTGCTCAAGCAGACGCGGGAAAGCCGCGAGACAGGAGCTTTGTTGCTTCCCCGGACCGAAAATGGTATCGTCGATCTTGGTAGTTTCCAGGAGTTACTTTTCGATCACGAGCTAAAGCGGACACTCTCAATTCGTGTGGAAACCAAGATAGATCGTCAAGTATCTGTTGAATTCAGTTTTAAAAGACCCTCACTTGAAGAAGAAGTCCTTTTAGATCAAATCAAAATTTACTACGGAAATCCTGCTAGATGTATTGCTAAGTTTCAACCATCAGGTGCCACTGTAGAACCTGATGAATTCTTGGGTTTTTTGTTTCATTCGTTTTACATTAATTTGCGTGGTCCTCGGCCATCAAAATTAGCTGCAGTAAAGTGTGTTTGGTTAACAAAAGCTGCAAGATACTGGAGACCGGAGTTTGAGTGGGTTAAAAAGAATAGGAAAGAGATACTCAGCCGGTTTGAGGAAGAAAAATCAGATTTAAATCAACAATATTCTAAAGAAGCACTTCGAGAAGATGCTGACAGACTTCAGGAAGCAGTGGATTCCTTGGATGAATACATCAAATTTTTCTCATCTAACTTTGATTTGAAGACTTACATTTCCGAGATGCACAAGCACGAGATGGACACTGGTTTAGGTATGCAAGGTTTCCTGCCTTTTGAAGCCATTTCTAGTGAAAGGAAGCCTAGAAGGGCAGCAGACCCCCGTTCTGTATTACGTGGGAGGTTTGACCACAGAGTATTTGATGTTGCTCAGTGGACTATGGTCGCAGGTCGTGCATTAGAACAAACTTTGGAAGCTCTTTTCCCAATGGGACCTTTTCGGAGACCTCCAGAAAGATGGTACATCTTTACAGGAACCAGTCCACAGGATGTAGGTTACCGAGGAGACTTGCTTCCTGATTTACTCTTACGACGCCCTGAGCTTGTTAAAGAAGCAAATCAATGGTTAGAACAACTTGATATAGGCTATAAACTCAAGGTGAAGCCTGTCGGAACTGATTCAGGCGACCTTTTTGAAGTTAGGCTCGTAGATACGCGTCGAAAAGGAAAAGAAGGCATAGATGTAGCGTTACCAGATGTAGGTTTTGGTATTAGTCAACTTCTTCCCTTTGTTGTCCAGAGCTTGGTTTCAGAGAAACAGATTATCTCTATTGAACAGCCTGAAGTTCACGTACATCCGAGGTTGCAGGCGGACCTGGGAGACCTCTTAGCTGAAGCTATTAAAGAACCACGTCACAATCAGTTTATTGTAGAAACCCACAGCGAGCATTTGATCTTACGGCTGCAACGCTTAGTCTATGAAAAACGCATCCAACCAGAAGATGTTTCGGTTATCTACGTCAGCCGTGGGCCTGAAGGGGCAAAAGCAGAACGTTTGCGTCTTGATGAGGAAGGTGATTTCATTGATGAATGGCCCGACGGTTTTTTCCCGGAACGCCTCAGGGAACTTAGATAG
- a CDS encoding site-specific DNA-methyltransferase, with product MPTLNWIGKEAVINHHDEVPIHTLTHDPDRSLGTENEPLGTGNLLIEGDNLLALKALLPYYAGKVKCIYIDPPYNTGNESWVYNDNVNDPTIQKWLGKTVGALATDLSRHDKWLCMMYPRLCLLHQLLREDGIIFISIDDNELHHLQLLMNEIFGEVNLIACLPTVMNLKGNNDEFGFAGTHEYTLCWAKNKEYSQIGEFELDEEEILDSWLEDDYGYYKKGAGLKATGQNAPRAKRPNLYYPIFVSPEDELTVIEGCETRNYEEVLPMTDGQEMSWRWGKQKVTTESHNLMVERTDSGISLFKKQRPALGNLPTRKPKSLLYKPEYSSGNGTTVLKEIFGEKVFDNPKPIQLLKDFVSLSTEGDDVILDSFAGSGTTAHAVLEQNREDRGNRRFILVEMKSKIAREVTSVRLERVSEGYTFERRGRLQHVYGIGGTFSYYHVGETFLEKQDILFSEMAQYLFFKETGMPMAVDIAQSLLEGDSPSYGACNTDERHQRAFLGNADGVGVYLLNSDDILTEDLIDRLPRHEGSKIIHCGGTQLTEATLKQLGITFRQMPYNLV from the coding sequence ATGCCAACCCTCAACTGGATCGGAAAAGAAGCCGTCATCAACCACCATGACGAAGTCCCGATACACACCTTGACACACGACCCTGATCGCTCCCTTGGGACTGAAAACGAACCGCTCGGCACTGGGAATCTCCTCATTGAAGGCGATAACCTCCTCGCCCTCAAAGCACTCCTCCCTTATTACGCGGGTAAAGTCAAATGCATCTATATTGATCCGCCTTATAATACAGGTAACGAAAGTTGGGTCTATAATGATAACGTTAACGACCCAACCATTCAGAAGTGGCTTGGAAAGACGGTAGGGGCACTCGCCACAGATCTCTCGCGACATGATAAGTGGCTCTGCATGATGTATCCACGCCTCTGTCTCCTCCATCAACTCCTTCGAGAGGACGGGATTATCTTCATCTCAATTGATGATAATGAGTTACATCACTTGCAATTGCTAATGAACGAGATTTTTGGTGAAGTTAACCTTATTGCCTGCTTGCCAACTGTAATGAATCTTAAAGGCAACAACGATGAATTCGGATTTGCTGGAACCCATGAATATACACTCTGTTGGGCAAAAAATAAAGAATATTCCCAAATTGGTGAGTTTGAATTGGACGAAGAGGAAATACTGGATTCGTGGCTAGAAGATGATTATGGATATTATAAAAAAGGAGCCGGTCTAAAAGCCACTGGGCAAAATGCTCCAAGAGCTAAAAGACCCAATTTATATTATCCAATATTTGTTAGTCCCGAAGATGAGTTAACAGTCATAGAGGGTTGTGAAACCAGAAATTATGAAGAAGTTCTACCGATGACAGATGGTCAGGAAATGAGTTGGAGATGGGGAAAACAGAAGGTGACTACAGAGTCTCACAACCTTATGGTAGAGAGGACAGACTCTGGGATTAGTCTATTCAAGAAACAGAGACCTGCCCTCGGCAATTTACCAACCAGAAAACCAAAATCTCTGCTTTACAAACCTGAATATAGCAGTGGAAACGGGACGACTGTATTAAAGGAAATATTTGGCGAGAAAGTATTTGACAATCCTAAACCTATTCAACTCTTGAAGGACTTTGTTAGTCTTTCTACAGAAGGAGATGACGTTATCCTTGACTCCTTCGCAGGTAGTGGTACAACAGCTCATGCTGTTCTGGAACAAAACCGTGAGGATCGAGGTAATCGACGTTTCATTTTAGTTGAGATGAAGTCGAAAATAGCCCGTGAGGTTACATCTGTCCGCCTTGAACGCGTCAGCGAAGGGTACACCTTTGAGAGGAGGGGTAGGCTGCAACATGTGTACGGCATTGGTGGAACTTTTTCTTATTATCATGTCGGCGAAACCTTCTTGGAAAAACAGGACATTCTGTTTAGTGAGATGGCACAGTACCTCTTTTTCAAGGAAACAGGAATGCCAATGGCAGTAGACATTGCGCAGTCCCTTTTAGAGGGGGATAGCCCGTCGTATGGTGCTTGTAATACTGATGAAAGACACCAACGCGCCTTTTTAGGTAACGCGGATGGTGTCGGGGTCTACCTACTCAACAGTGACGACATTCTGACTGAGGATCTCATAGATCGCTTACCGCGGCACGAGGGCAGCAAGATTATCCATTGCGGAGGCACCCAACTCACCGAAGCCACCCTAAAGCAGTTGGGCATCACCTTCCGCCAAATGCCGTATAATCTTGTGTAG
- a CDS encoding HNH endonuclease, which translates to MSLSSLPPNLPPCNPQARFFPAEWKQSYFLRNFDKSRGGYVCPDCQKVFCGPAGFRQLDADHITPYARGGLTVWENLTLRCKPCNVAKRDKII; encoded by the coding sequence ATATCCTTGAGCTCACTCCCCCCTAATCTCCCTCCATGTAATCCACAGGCTCGATTTTTTCCCGCTGAATGGAAACAATCATATTTCCTTCGGAACTTTGACAAAAGTCGTGGCGGCTATGTGTGTCCCGACTGCCAAAAAGTTTTCTGTGGTCCCGCAGGCTTTAGACAACTCGATGCCGATCACATAACTCCATACGCACGGGGTGGCCTCACTGTATGGGAAAATCTGACCTTGCGATGTAAACCCTGTAACGTGGCAAAACGTGATAAAATAATTTGA
- a CDS encoding DUF262 domain-containing protein: protein MTEESVEIAPIVSEPTRTQSESVETIINNFNRGDIIIPDYQRDAEQWGDRKESLFIESLLNNLTTPALFFLDDLDTSISEVIDGQQRLNTILKYERDKLRLNADDDINYLSPQSIHYSGKKFSELPQKFKTVFRRYPLTIIYLPPRLDLRTKLEIFRRINEGGTPLTAQDIRLSYYSESKCVYFVRLAGIHADSSSAKRMIEAARQKGVDNPWKQYPEIWELWKDWWEGKDRAKGQTPSAMVLWYLVFMHREKLDVLLSSPNLMKHLPLAFHGSTEGALDIYCAQLQYTDTQGGTPVFPTYGNGLEDDFRSFAQWIGAILGRGLPGVSVDKYKQMALLIGAAVELGIDADKLSFDAWDAIAGFIQTPRRAGERWLKRKGGYPESRGRWKGDRGQKAQCDMAKLLLAKIVDTYP, encoded by the coding sequence ATGACCGAAGAAAGTGTAGAAATCGCGCCAATCGTGAGTGAACCCACCCGAACACAGAGTGAGAGTGTTGAAACTATTATTAACAACTTTAATAGAGGCGACATTATCATTCCAGATTATCAGCGAGATGCTGAACAATGGGGTGATCGAAAAGAATCACTTTTCATAGAATCGTTGTTGAACAATCTGACGACCCCTGCGCTTTTTTTCTTAGATGATCTGGATACAAGCATTTCTGAAGTGATTGATGGGCAACAACGCTTGAATACAATCCTGAAATATGAGCGCGACAAGCTCCGTTTAAACGCGGACGACGATATTAACTATCTTTCGCCACAAAGTATCCACTATAGTGGAAAGAAGTTTTCGGAACTTCCTCAGAAATTCAAAACTGTCTTTCGACGATACCCACTTACAATCATTTACCTTCCACCCCGATTGGATCTCCGCACGAAACTTGAAATCTTTCGGCGTATCAATGAAGGTGGAACCCCTTTAACTGCCCAAGATATTCGTCTTTCCTATTATAGTGAGTCGAAGTGCGTGTACTTCGTGCGCCTTGCCGGAATTCATGCCGATTCTTCCTCGGCAAAGCGGATGATAGAAGCGGCACGTCAAAAGGGTGTAGACAATCCTTGGAAGCAGTATCCTGAGATATGGGAACTTTGGAAAGATTGGTGGGAAGGCAAAGACCGCGCCAAAGGACAAACCCCATCAGCAATGGTTCTCTGGTACCTTGTCTTTATGCATAGAGAGAAGTTGGATGTGCTCCTTTCATCTCCGAATTTAATGAAACATCTCCCGCTTGCATTTCATGGATCCACAGAAGGGGCATTAGACATCTATTGTGCACAATTACAATATACAGATACACAAGGGGGAACCCCTGTTTTTCCTACGTATGGAAATGGACTTGAAGACGACTTCCGTAGTTTCGCTCAGTGGATAGGGGCGATCCTTGGACGTGGACTTCCGGGTGTAAGTGTTGATAAGTACAAGCAAATGGCACTCTTGATCGGAGCTGCGGTTGAGTTAGGTATTGATGCAGATAAGCTGAGTTTTGACGCGTGGGACGCGATTGCGGGATTTATACAAACCCCGCGTAGAGCAGGGGAAAGATGGCTTAAGCGAAAAGGAGGATATCCAGAGTCAAGGGGCCGCTGGAAAGGGGATCGAGGTCAAAAGGCGCAGTGTGATATGGCGAAACTTCTTTTAGCGAAAATTGTGGACACATATCCTTGA
- a CDS encoding DegT/DnrJ/EryC1/StrS family aminotransferase has protein sequence MAAKLAIYGGKGTVPDGLIQPWPEVTQSDRDAIAEVIASEKITEQQRIQSEGLANEWAEYMGVEYCIPVNSGTAALHLCVAGVGIEPGDEVIVPAFTFWATAAAVLHHNAIPVFVDIDPITYCIDPNAIEAKITERTRAILPVHIHGMPADMDPILAIAKKHNLKVIEDVAQAHGAYYNGKLCGAFGDAAGYSTQASKTLSSGCQGGLFTTNDAQIYERAALLQYFGEIVVPGSEREEQEYNAYGLGWMYRGDMFSQAFIRSQLKRLNLNNTIRIRNCHYLTECLDEIDGIETPVTPEACEPVYYNYVIGFDPEALGLDIPAKTLREKVQAALRAEGVPTGQWQRLPVPSQEIFQNRIGYGTGCPWRCNQSTVEYKTEDYPRAVEFIDSHCYIFDVNPPNDIELMSCYVEAFHKVMDQLDAVLDAPETA, from the coding sequence ATGGCAGCAAAACTCGCTATATATGGTGGTAAAGGGACTGTCCCTGATGGATTGATTCAACCGTGGCCAGAGGTTACCCAATCCGACAGAGACGCAATTGCCGAGGTTATCGCCTCCGAGAAAATCACGGAACAGCAACGGATCCAATCCGAAGGTCTCGCAAACGAATGGGCGGAATACATGGGGGTCGAGTATTGCATCCCTGTCAACAGTGGGACAGCTGCGCTCCATCTCTGTGTCGCAGGGGTCGGCATCGAACCGGGCGACGAGGTCATTGTTCCCGCCTTCACTTTCTGGGCAACGGCAGCCGCTGTGCTCCATCACAACGCTATTCCCGTCTTTGTTGATATTGATCCCATCACTTACTGTATCGACCCCAACGCAATCGAAGCGAAAATCACCGAGCGAACGCGTGCGATTCTGCCGGTGCATATCCACGGCATGCCTGCTGATATGGACCCGATTTTAGCGATTGCGAAGAAGCATAACCTGAAGGTTATTGAGGACGTCGCACAGGCGCATGGCGCGTATTACAACGGCAAGCTGTGTGGTGCCTTTGGCGATGCCGCGGGCTACAGCACGCAAGCCTCGAAAACCTTGAGTAGCGGGTGTCAAGGCGGTCTGTTCACAACCAATGATGCGCAGATATACGAACGTGCAGCGTTGTTGCAGTATTTCGGAGAGATCGTCGTGCCGGGTAGCGAACGCGAGGAACAGGAATACAATGCCTATGGGCTTGGATGGATGTATCGCGGGGATATGTTCAGTCAGGCGTTCATCCGTAGCCAGCTCAAACGGCTTAACCTGAACAACACCATTCGCATCCGAAATTGCCACTATCTTACAGAGTGTCTCGATGAAATTGACGGCATTGAAACCCCAGTTACGCCAGAAGCCTGTGAACCCGTGTATTACAACTATGTCATCGGTTTCGATCCGGAGGCGTTGGGATTAGATATTCCCGCAAAAACCCTACGTGAGAAGGTGCAAGCCGCACTCCGTGCGGAAGGCGTGCCAACCGGACAGTGGCAACGGCTACCTGTACCATCTCAAGAGATTTTCCAGAACCGAATCGGTTACGGCACAGGCTGTCCGTGGCGATGTAATCAATCGACGGTTGAATATAAAACAGAGGACTATCCGAGAGCCGTTGAATTCATAGATTCGCACTGTTATATCTTTGATGTCAACCCCCCCAACGATATCGAGTTGATGTCCTGTTACGTTGAAGCCTTCCACAAGGTAATGGATCAGCTTGACGCCGTGCTTGATGCACCAGAGACCGCCTAA
- a CDS encoding type II toxin-antitoxin system HigB family toxin: MEIVRQDRLIEFAQRHPNTRPSLTRWYHLVRERSFSSFAELRSVFPHVSRVRNLTIFNIAGNNVRLIVSMRYDEQRIYIRYVLTHAEYDKGKWNE; the protein is encoded by the coding sequence ATGGAAATTGTTCGACAAGATCGCCTCATTGAATTTGCACAGAGACATCCAAATACGCGACCATCACTCACCCGTTGGTATCATTTGGTGCGGGAAAGAAGTTTTAGTTCGTTTGCAGAATTGCGTTCTGTATTTCCTCATGTTTCTCGGGTAAGAAACCTCACAATTTTCAATATTGCTGGTAACAACGTCCGCCTCATCGTTTCTATGAGATATGATGAACAGAGAATCTACATTCGGTATGTGTTGACACATGCCGAATACGATAAAGGAAAGTGGAATGAGTAA